From Sphingobacterium bambusae:
ATAATGTGACAGCTACTGTCAACGTGAACGGCGATTTTAATGTAACTCCAAATTGGAAAGTGCAGTTCAATACCGGTTATGACTTCCGCCAGCGGGCGGTGTCGTTGACCCGTTTTAGTATCTACCGTGATTTACACTGTTGGGATATGTCTGTCGGCTGGACACCTTTCGGGCAATACCGAAGTTACAACATCACGATTCGCGCGAAGGCTTCGGTACTGCAAGATCTGAAGTTGACCAAACGCGAGAGCCATACCAGCTTCTAGCATTTAAATTTCTTAGCGTATGAAAGCAGAAATCATAACGATTGGCGACGAAATCCTCAATGGACAAATCGTTGATACCAATTCGGCGTGGATAGCGCAGCAACTTGCTCCGCTGCATATCAGCATTGCACAGATCAGCTCCATTTCAGATTCCGCAGAGGCTATAACGCTTGCCCTGCAACAAGCCGAGCAGCGGGCGGACGTCATTATCGTTACCGGAGGTTTAGGACCTACAAAAGATGACGTGACGAAAAGCACCATAGCGAATTACTTTAATACCCGTTTGGTGCGCGACCCGCAGGTTTTGGCTCATGTGCAGCAGTTGTTTGATCGTTTGGGCTACACGGATATGCCGGAGGTGAACAAACAGCAGGCGGATGTATTGGCAATCGCCAAGGTGCTGTTCAACGATGTGGGTACAGCGCCAGGTATGGCTATAGAAAAAGAAGGTAAGTATTACGCCTTTCTACCTGGTGTACCCTTTGAAATGAAGCACCTTATAGAACATCGTGTGCTGCCTGATCTTCGTCGCCTGCAACCTGAAGCCTACGTGTACAATGCACATTTGATTACCGTAGGTTTAGGAGAGTCTCATCTAGCAAGGCAAATTGAAGATATTGAGGACGCGATGCCTTCCTTCGTAAAATTGGCCTACCTGCCAAAATTGGGTTTGGTTAGGCTCCGCTTTACTGCAGTGGGAGCGGATCTTGAAGTCCTGAAAAAAGAAACCGATAACATTGCTGATGCGGTGGCACAGCGCCTCGGTAAGCATGTGGTAGCACGGGAAGATCTTTCCTTTGAAGAGATTATTGTGCGGACTTTCGCCGCGAAGAATCTACGTTTGGCAACGGCCGAAAGTTGTACTGGCGGTAACATATCAACACAGATTACGGCCGTAGCCGGAGCAAGCCAGATGTTTCAAGGAGCGGCAGTTGTCTATTCCAATCAAGCGAAAGTTGATGTGCTAGGGGTTTCCGCATCCACGCTGGAGGCACATGGTGCGGTGAGTGAGCCAACGGTCGTGCAAATGGCGGATGGTGCGAAGGCGGTGTTCCATAGTGACTACGCTATTGCGACAAGTGGAATTGCGGGCCCGGGTGGGGGAACGCCGGAGAAACCTGTCGGCATGGTTT
This genomic window contains:
- a CDS encoding competence/damage-inducible protein A, which encodes MKAEIITIGDEILNGQIVDTNSAWIAQQLAPLHISIAQISSISDSAEAITLALQQAEQRADVIIVTGGLGPTKDDVTKSTIANYFNTRLVRDPQVLAHVQQLFDRLGYTDMPEVNKQQADVLAIAKVLFNDVGTAPGMAIEKEGKYYAFLPGVPFEMKHLIEHRVLPDLRRLQPEAYVYNAHLITVGLGESHLARQIEDIEDAMPSFVKLAYLPKLGLVRLRFTAVGADLEVLKKETDNIADAVAQRLGKHVVAREDLSFEEIIVRTFAAKNLRLATAESCTGGNISTQITAVAGASQMFQGAAVVYSNQAKVDVLGVSASTLEAHGAVSEPTVVQMADGAKAVFHSDYAIATSGIAGPGGGTPEKPVGMVCVAVAGRYETLSKTFYYKNDRAVNIQRATMAGLSMLWNLFQKEEAVKME